In Chlorocebus sabaeus isolate Y175 chromosome 9, mChlSab1.0.hap1, whole genome shotgun sequence, the genomic stretch atgtggctattgagcatttGAAACGTGACTGCTGTGACTGTGAATTTTCAATTGTCATTAATTTGAGTTTGAATTTCAATAGCCACGTGCAGCTAGTGGCCACTGTATTGGACAGAGCAGCTCCGGAGTTTCAGCGAGAGTCTTGTGTGGCAGCCTCTGTGCCGGGCATGGAGAGGATGCATTCATAACACTGGATGCCCACAAGACCACTAAGTCCTCCCTAGACCTCCGCTCCAGCATTGCTAGCCAGCAAGACCAACACTCATGCCACTAGCGGACATCTGCCCATTCAGACACACCTGCCACTAGGCTGAACACATTAGAAGGTCACCCCATGTCATTCCATCCCATCTGCAGGACAGACAGTGATCTCAACTTACAGGTGAAGAAAGAAGGCACAGACAGATACAGCCCTTGCCTGAGCCCTCAGTGCCAGATTCCTACCCAGACATGTCTTAGTAAACTTAGAACCACACTGCTAGATGGATGGCATCTCAGAGAACCCTGAGGATCTTATTTAAAGCAATCTTCCATACTTGTTCTAAGAGTAGTGTAAGAAGGAGCTCCCATGTATCGTACGGTTTTCCTTTCTTGTGGTGTTCGTGCGTGTTCAGCCTTCTCAGGTTCTTATTCGGGCACACACCCCTGCGAGTATGCACATTAGTGTACGTATTTCATTTTACACCATTTGGTGAACTTTATTTCCCAACTGGTGATGTTGGCATCTTTCTCTTTTGCTGTCTGGTTTAATTCACTACCATCTATATCAATGTCAGTGACTGGGTCACTGTttgagctttaattttttttgcaggAATGTGGACTACTGATCAGTAAATCACTGatatcccccaccccacccccaaggaGTGTTGCTTTTGGATCTGTACTGATCAAAATGGGATGAAAATGGATATGTAAACCCAAGATGGAACAAGGCCTTTTGGAAATATTATATGGTGTTAGATTACTTATGAATCTATGGTTAAGATTTTTGTACATTTGGCTGgcagttctttttgcttaagagcATCAAGTTGTAGACAGGCCTCCTGCACCAAGCTGGAGCAGCCAGAGCCAGGGGCAgaacctgccccagcctctctgctgcTGGAGCTGggccttttgcctcagcctccaccttAAGGCAGGAGGGGTTTCCTCCTCATTCTCTGCAGTCAGCAAACAACTGTCTCACTCAGCCACAGCAATCCTCTTAAGGAAACTTTGTGCCCAGGTGGTTTTCTGTCCTGAAAATACATTACTTGGCTTATTTCAGGCTAGCTTCTAGCTTGCTAAACCCAGGGCTCAGGGCTCACAGAGTGAAGGGTGCACACCACGTGAGGCAACAGCGCGCTGTCTCCAATGTCACCTGCAGGACACAGGCTGGCAGGAACACAGACACTTTCAAGGGGCAGTGGGCAAGAGAGGTCTCAGCAATCCAGGCAAAGTCCGGTAACCCCTGGACACAGAGTACAACAGGCTACTTTGTATCAGTTGAGCACATGCCAGCCTACAGGAGGCTTCTGCACTGGGGAGTTCAAGAACCAAAGCCCCACCTTTAGGTCAGTTGTTTTTAAAGACGCTGCTGCACAGTTTAAACTTCAAAAGGTGAAGTGCAACAGGGTCTTATCAGCGCAACAAAGTATCAGCCGTGAAGCTGGTCTCATTCTCTCTGCAGCCCCGCCCGCCCGACACACAGGGCAGCCCGTAGGGAAGGGCATCTGTCTCCTAACCATATACAGTCAGGACTGGCCTCACGATGCCCATTGCTTGAGTTCCAGGTACAGAATGAAAAATACACTGTCTATTATGTAAAGCCTTGTACAGTCCTGAATAccaatattatttcaattatttattataaGCAAGTCAGCATTTACTTTTCCAAATGTCAcatgaaatttcctttctcttcctcatatGATTCCTAAGAGGCCTATGGCTTCTTCTCTTCCTaatatgattctatttttatttagaatgGATATTTTGGACTGGCATATGTTATTATACATTATCAATATCACAAACCTTTAGCCCTAGCAGAACAAAAGGCAAAGGCTAGCAATTCATTCTAAGTGTAGGTATGGTTTGAATTCAAGGCCAGAAAGATGCACATTAATCAGAAAGTGTATTGTGCAGGATGCAGTGAAGTCTAGTATCATAAAATAATCTGTGACCCCTTGGAGCTCACCACACCCTTAGACTATGACCTGTTTCCAGAAATGCTGGCGTTAGTCTCATTACGGACTTGGGTTTGGGGCTACAGATGGACCCTGTGGTGATGAGCCTGCATAGCTTCCTAAGTAAGACATGGGTGAACATACATACCCTTCCCGATGGGCCTCTCCTTTTTCCAACTCCTGAATGACCCCCAAGAGCACTTTGATGGTTTCTTGGCTTGAACTGATCAAGTTCTCCATCATCTGAAGTTGTGCTTTGAGGTCGACCACTTCTGTATGAGGCACGATTTGTTGGCATTCTTCACCTGCAGCAACCGCTGTGGGACTAGGCTGGTTCCCCAGCCCCGGCGGGGTGTGAGTCTGCGAGGGCTGCTCACTACATTCAGGGGACAGGCACTGCATCGGGGGTGAGCAGGCCAGGGCAGTTTCCGAGGGCGCCTGGAGCCCGTTGAGATGTGTGGCTCTCCTCCGCTCCTCGTCTGCTGGGCAGAGTGACCACTGGCTGGCGGCCGCAGAGTTTGACAAACCAGGCTCGGGGGCCCTGGCACTGAGGGCAGGTGCGTAAACGGTGGCAACCTCTGTTTTAAACACCCTCCCGAGGGCAGATGGAGCGGGCTCCTCGGAGTTTGACCTCCCCCGGTCCTGCTTGGccctcccgagcagctggtaATCGGGCTCTTCGGAGGGGCGCCGAGCGGAGTTTTGGAGCGCAGCCTCTCCATAGCTGAGCAGCTCCGGGCTTTTACAGGGTTCTGCGCAGTTGACCCCCAAAGGCTGGTCGGCTGCGTTCATGTGTTCATTAGAATGGAAAACCAAGGCTGTGGTCTTGTACACCCGCCCTGCGCCACATGGCCGGGCCTCCTCCATGGGTCCAGCCTCGTTCTTCTCTTTCGCATCCATTAGAAACCCATTGttttggcttttaaaggaatctGCAGCTGGGAGGCTTTTGAGGTTCCCCTTTTTGCGGTCCAGAGGGAACGTCTGGTAACACTTCTTAAGGTCGGGCGAGGTCTGCACGCCTGTGCTCTTGGTGACATTGGGGATGGACCTGCGTGCGGGCACTGTCATGTATTTGCGGTAGGCTGCTCTGCAGGACACGGGCTTGGCCTCCCGCTTCTCCCCCAGCTGGCCCGAGGACAGCTGCGTGTCCCTCTGCTCATTCTGCGCCTCGCAGATATCCTTAAACCGCACCTGCAGGGCTTTGTTCCGTTTTTTAATCTGCCGGTTGGGGTCCAGGGCGTATTTCATCTCCAGGGCCAGACAGGCGGCGGGTTCCACTTCACTCTCCGACGTTGTGAGTATGCATTTGCCGGTGTCCTTACTGACCATGGTTCCTGCATTCAGAAACAGCAACAGAGGTGTCAGTGGGACAGAAATACACACGCAAGCGCCGGCCGCACAAACTTTTAGCCACCACGACGACTGCCTGTTTCCTAATTATGTTTAAGCAGGTGAGGTCGGCCTTTATGTTAAGGAAAATCACATGGGCTGAGGGTCGCTGGCAGCACAGTTTGAAATGCTTCTCAGATATTAAAACCTGCTTGCTTTTCCAGGTGGGATACACTCGCTTTTTCTTTTGATAGTAATGCATGCTTCCCCATTAGACAAACCTGTTTTACTACATTCATCAAGAAACCCAGTGATGCTGCCTCTTCTGCTTTGCAAATTATCTTTTCACACGCGTGACTCCCCTTCTTAGGCAGATGGTTTACCAAGTGCTACTTATTTGGTTTGCGTTTTGACTATTTTTTGAGGATGACGTCATTAATCTATTGCTGGAATCTGGGAGAGCTGCTGTTTTAAAGACTTACTGGAGCTGCTACGTCTTGAGCAGATAAATGTGGAGAGCCCTCTGAGGAGGAACGGAAAGAAATCTATTTGCGTGAGCCATTATGGATTCCGTGGGAGAGTTGGCCATGCTCCTGGGTAGGAACCATAAAGGAGAAGTCGTCGAGGGAATGGTTGCTTCTCATGGGTTAACACCAGCCCTAAAAAGAATGTGAGTTTCCTTGCATCTACAAGGGCCGTGTTTGCAACTCTTTTGATTCCATGGAGAGTGGTACtggaaaataattcttaaaaaaaagaaaaaagaaattattcattcTAGAATCAAGTTTTGTGTTTTGATCACAACctccaaaaatgaaaacaatggtgGTTGTTTTAGTACTTAAATTCTGAAAGCAAATAAAACCATGAGGCTTTATGTTAATCATGCAAATTCATCCTGGGCTGAATTATTAAATGCAGCTAAAAAGATGCAGGTGGCCAATGACTCCTCTCGGGGAATACCAGTGGGGTAAAATGGCTTCACTTTATTAGGCAGATTCACAGCTGTTTATTGCACATGAAAGAACTTATTTGATGGTTGCACTTAAAGCAAGAAAATAGAGTTAAGTATGTTGTTTGTGAGTGAGGCTTTGCCTTTTACCCCTTTGTGTTTGAGAAGAAAACAGTCAAAGGGAAGGCACGGAGGGTGTACAGGGCCCGAGTGGCTGGAGCTGAGTGTTCAGAGAGGCAAGGTGATGGACCTGGGCCCATGAGAGCTGCACAAAAACAGGCTTCGTCCACATTGCCCCCAGCCCAGCTGCTGACAGACCTTGTGTCCTGTCCTGGGGGAGTCTGAAAAACCAGCCCAGAGACCTGTGGCAGCACTCATTGAAAAATGCCGCAAGAACTACGACACGCACAGCATGGCCACTGCTTCTGGAGTGAGGTGGTTCGAGAACCAGATACTCTGCCCGTCCACATACAGAATACCTTGCTTACAAATGTTCCTGAAGGTCAAGGCTACACTTCCCATTTCAAAGAGGATACTAGGGTTCAGAGATGTTGTGTCACTTTTCAGTGTCACACAGCAAATAAGTAGCGCAGGCAGGAGCAGGACCCTGCTTTAGTGACCTCTGAATCCATGCTGTTCCTCATAGACCCAGCTGTCCAACAGACAGAAGCATGACCCCTTCCCACATCCTTAGCCCTTACTGAGTTAGCATGACAGGCCGAGGTGCACGGTGGTTCCGTAAAGGGGAAGAAGAGACAACTTCACAGCCCCCATCTAAAAGTAAGTGCCATGACTGACCCTCTGTTAAACTGACCTCTGTGTCTCAGGTCAGCCTGGTCCTGTCACCTTGCCGGCCTCCACTGCTGTTCACTGAATGACAGAGTGAAGGAATCACATTCTTCAAACATTATGCCATGAACAACTAACAGGTAATCATGtgtaagaacaacaaaaaaacagtctCTGCAGCATTTGATTTAGATGGGACCAGAGTTTCCAAATCCTGGCGCTACTGGTATTTCAGGATGGATCATTTGCTTTggaggggctgtcctgtgcagtGCAGGGTGGTCAGTGGTCCCTGGCTTCTCCTCACTGCAGAAGTAGCACCGTTCTCTCCCAGTGTGACAActagaaatgtctccagacattaccaaatgAGCCTGGGAGCAGAGTCTTGCCTGGCAGAGAACTACTGTATTAGCCCTTGCACCTCTGGATACCTCGAGCTCCTGTTCGATAATCCTATCGTGTGTCCTGAAAGGCGAGGCTCGCATAGACAGCAAAGGAAGTCCTTGGTACTTtactaggtgctggggatatttGGAGATTGCTGCAATTTGAAACTGGAAAAACTGGGCAGttttagagaagagagaaaaggcaagaaacagaCTGGAGATGCACCAATATCTTGACTCCGTTTGGGATGGCTAGATGATAGGTGGGAGGAGGGACAAGGTGCGCCTACTCAGGAGAAGGCATCGGTGGGTTTTAGAGATTCTTATCCCAGTGGGTTAAACAGACGCACACAAGACAGCTTGGTGTGGGGGACAGTATGGGTGGCAGTGGGGGtggaataagaaaattaaatcttAACCTTCACTCTGATCTCCTATTCATTCTTTAACTGCCTTTGTTGTCCAGGTATGTCAGAATGCCTTGTGCCATCATTCTGCAGAAGACCTTCATACTAGGGGAAATTTGAAAGAGAGAGCATTTTTACAAAAAGCAATTTACTAGTAATTTTTCAGCGTTTTCCCTGCTACCTCTGAAAAATGTGTGTCTGAATACGTTTGTCCTGCCACGCTATTCATCATCACCATTTGCTAGGGACTGCACTGAAATAGTTTTCTGGCATCCGTTGGCTGGGGTAAGAAATATTCTAGGTCTTGGACCCAACCATCAAACTAATACAACACATCAGAAGAATTAATTGCCAGTggccaaataataataaaaaattctaaGCTCTTCTCTGTTTCATAGAGAGTTGCTAGTACATAAAAATCATCTTGttgttagtaaaaaaaaaaatgatggtaaTACTTCAGATTTTTAATCCGTTTAGTTTGTTATtgctggcttaaaaaaaaaaaaacaggaatagtAATTGAGTTGTTCTTATTCCCTGATAGGGAAAACACCGAGGAATTTTTGCAGCTGGTTTATTTTGGCTTCAAATGAGGTTATGAGTTCTTTCTGATGGCTGGATGACATTTTCTAAAGCTTTCAAATTGAATTTCTGGACATTAAGAATTACTAAGGTGGCCACATCTTTTCAGGGTGTTCATTTGCTCTTTATTGGGGGTGGAGGGTAATGCTTACAGTGattaccattaagaaaatgattttgttATGAAAGGAAATGGGGCATTCTACAGAGGACTGTCCCTGAGACAAGTGGAACCTTCTCCCACACTACTCCATTCATCATGCCTTCGTGCATTTATTCAGCAAGTGAATGTACATACGTTATAGTGTAGCATTAACATTCAGTAAGCATGTAGTTAAGTGCTCCTATGTGCTAATCAAATGTCAGCATTCCCCTATGCATAGCAGTTGTGTTTTCTAGATTTGATCCTCATCATATCCTTACAAGGCAGCCACTATTCATATCCTCATACTGCagttgagaaactgaggcacacgattttgttttttttttgcatcttgcTCAGAGTCACATGACTGGTAGGCCACACCCATTCAAACGGCTGAATCCGTTTGAATCACATGCCCTAACCCACTACCCTTGCTCAAGGAACTCTGTAACTTGAAGTGATCCATGATAAACTTTAAAAGCATCAAACAATTGAAACTCATCTGAGCAATGTCCTTATCTTGTTCCTACAGTGTATCTGGGTGCTGGTTAGGCAAGGACATCCAGGTAGTTCCAGTAACACAGCAAGTATGGGAGCACTGAGCGAGGGTTGCCTTGAATTCTAGACTGAGCATGAAGCCACAATAGCATTCTTCACGATGGCTTGCCTTGGTTGGGTCACCCTAGAGAACCATGGACTCTGGTTGGGGGAGGTAATCTCTTGGCTCTAAAGCAGTAGGAAttcataaagtttatttttcataagaaaattGTGTTTTAGAACTCATTGGACTGTGCTGTCTTGAGGTGAAAATGGCTAGTCATGGTTGTGCCTGTTTGGCTCGAGAGAGCTAGATGTCGAGGAGCTGTTTGGAATATAAATGTCTTAATTACCCTCAAATTAAATTTCATAATCAAATGTGagttgtaaatatataaaccCTGCATTTTTAGATTAGTGATGGAGAGCCATCTCTGCAGGCTGCTTTAAATTAATGGCTGATGTGAAAATGTGCATTCCAACTTAAATAAGTGAAAAACGGAAGCAACTAAATGGCTAACAATAGGTAAACAGTTAAGTAAATTATGGTTTACATTCACTCTGGGTGGCCATTAAAAGGATAATTATAGAGATTATTTAGTATCATAGAAAAACACTTATGAAATAATGTTAGGTGAAACAAAGCAGTCTACAAATtatactagaaaaaaatgaacaaaaacggTCATTGTTGtggtattaagagaacacattcggtgagatgtatttt encodes the following:
- the INSYN2A gene encoding inhibitory synaptic factor 2A isoform X1, encoding MVSKDTGKCILTTSESEVEPAACLALEMKYALDPNRQIKKRNKALQVRFKDICEAQNEQRDTQLSSGQLGEKREAKPVSCRAAYRKYMTVPARRSIPNVTKSTGVQTSPDLKKCYQTFPLDRKKGNLKSLPAADSFKSQNNGFLMDAKEKNEAGPMEEARPCGAGRVYKTTALVFHSNEHMNAADQPLGVNCAEPCKSPELLSYGEAALQNSARRPSEEPDYQLLGRAKQDRGRSNSEEPAPSALGRVFKTEVATVYAPALSARAPEPGLSNSAAASQWSLCPADEERRRATHLNGLQAPSETALACSPPMQCLSPECSEQPSQTHTPPGLGNQPSPTAVAAGEECQQIVPHTEVVDLKAQLQMMENLISSSQETIKVLLGVIQELEKGEAHREGLSYRTGQDTANCDTCRNSACIIYSVELDFKQQEDKLQPVLRKLHPIEETQVIPSPYSQETYSSTPKQKSKTETKKHGRWKLWFL
- the INSYN2A gene encoding inhibitory synaptic factor 2A isoform X3; this encodes MVSKDTGKCILTTSESEVEPAACLALEMKYALDPNRQIKKRNKALQVRFKDICEAQNEQRDTQLSSGQLGEKREAKPVSCRAAYRKYMTVPARRSIPNVTKSTGVQTSPDLKKCYQTFPLDRKKGNLKSLPAADSFKSQNNGFLMDAKEKNEAGPMEEARPCGAGRVYKTTALVFHSNEHMNAADQPLGVNCAEPCKSPELLSYGEAALQNSARRPSEEPDYQLLGRAKQDRGRSNSEEPAPSALGRVFKTEVATVYAPALSARAPEPGLSNSAAASQWSLCPADEERRRATHLNGLQAPSETALACSPPMQCLSPECSEQPSQTHTPPGLGNQPSPTAVAAGEECQQIVPHTEVVDLKAQLQMMENLISSSQETIKVLLGVIQELEKGEAHREGVELDFKQQEDKLQPVLRKLHPIEETQVIPSPYSQETYSSTPKQKSKTETKKHGRWKLWFL
- the INSYN2A gene encoding inhibitory synaptic factor 2A isoform X4, yielding MVSKDTGKCILTTSESEVEPAACLALEMKYALDPNRQIKKRNKALQVRFKDICEAQNEQRDTQLSSGQLGEKREAKPVSCRAAYRKYMTVPARRSIPNVTKSTGVQTSPDLKKCYQTFPLDRKKGNLKSLPAADSFKSQNNGFLMDAKEKNEAGPMEEARPCGAGRVYKTTALVFHSNEHMNAADQPLGVNCAEPCKSPELLSYGEAALQNSARRPSEEPDYQLLGRAKQDRGRSNSEEPAPSALGRVFKTEVATVYAPALSARAPEPGLSNSAAASQWSLCPADEERRRATHLNGLQAPSETALACSPPMQCLSPECSEQPSQTHTPPGLGNQPSPTAVAAGEECQQIVPHTEVVDLKAQLQMMENLISSSQETIKVLLGVIQELEKGEAHREGLSYRTGQDTANCDTCRNSACIIYSIAVHRVSSDAWPREMKRIPCSRPGCLGL
- the INSYN2A gene encoding inhibitory synaptic factor 2A isoform X2, producing MVSKDTGKCILTTSESEVEPAACLALEMKYALDPNRQIKKRNKALQVRFKDICEAQNEQRDTQLSSGQLGEKREAKPVSCRAAYRKYMTVPARRSIPNVTKSTGVQTSPDLKKCYQTFPLDRKKGNLKSLPAADSFKSQNNGFLMDAKEKNEAGPMEEARPCGAGRVYKTTALVFHSNEHMNAADQPLGVNCAEPCKSPELLSYGEAALQNSARRPSEEPDYQLLGRAKQDRGRSNSEEPAPSALGRVFKTEVATVYAPALSARAPEPGLSNSAAASQWSLCPADEERRRATHLNGLQAPSETALACSPPMQCLSPECSEQPSQTHTPPGLGNQPSPTAVAAGEECQQIVPHTEVVDLKAQLQMMENLISSSQETIKVLLGVIQELEKGEAHREGLSYRTGQDTANCDTCRNSACIIYRNYSSGHCSELAQPPFYMNPNTSATGPLAKRTGSDQAPQEFAKI